TCACGGTTAAAGAAGCCGCAGAGATTCTCAGAGTTTCTGAAAACCGAGTAAGAGAACTCGCTAACTATGTCGAAGGTTTTCCGTCCACACGTGCTGAGGGTGAAAAGAGTCGAATATATATCCCACGCGACCGCTTATATCAATGGATCGAGAATAACCATGAGCTCATCCCATAATATCTATCTATAATCTACCAATATATCGCGTCTAAAGGAGGACAAAATAAGGTGAATACGTACTATCGTAAATCAAATCTCGGGGAGTGGTTGCGGTACTTTAGAATAAATAGCCGAGACTCTAGCATTGAATCGCAAAGTTCATTAGGAAAGGAACTACATTTGGATCAA
The Salicibibacter kimchii DNA segment above includes these coding regions:
- a CDS encoding helix-turn-helix domain-containing protein — protein: MSIEETIQKAVQEAMQPLEEKLDKLTVHDDPYPRRLTVKEAAEILRVSENRVRELANYVEGFPSTRAEGEKSRIYIPRDRLYQWIENNHELIP